A window of Syntrophales bacterium contains these coding sequences:
- a CDS encoding NAD(P)H-hydrate dehydratase: MKICRVSEMRGLDREAVEQYGIDEMLLMENAGGATVSVMARELGRLAGRTITLVCGGGNNGGDGFVIARKLLSAGALPRVIIAADSSKYRGAAARNLRVIENLPLQRVIFEGLSSVLPLLEECDAVVDALLGTGIDRPVRDGYADLIDAVNASGKRVFSVDIPSGVNGDTGAVMGTAVRASCTVTYGLPKIGNLLYPGYALGGKLFLSHISFPPDHYSRESLKIALNEPPVLPTRDPAGHKGDFGKALFIAGAAAYYGAPLYSSLAFLRAGGGYSRLAAPKSIIPSLATQGSEVVFVPQEETAAGSIAASNAKALLNLSDEADMVIIGPGISLDDETQRLVLDLAARIGKPVLCDGDGITALCRDPGVLKSRTSSTILTPHLGEFSRITGKSVNEIEADRIGCLRQAAAELKAVVVMKGAHSLIGLPDGRVLINTTGNPGMATAGSGDVLAGTIAAMHGLGLSPDEAVAKGVFIHGLAGDLAALKKGEDGMTARDILDCLPEALACDRRGLDERLQERYGIETVYC, from the coding sequence ATGAAGATATGCCGTGTTTCTGAAATGAGAGGACTTGACCGGGAGGCCGTCGAACAGTACGGAATAGACGAAATGCTCCTCATGGAAAATGCCGGAGGAGCGACCGTGTCCGTCATGGCCCGTGAGCTTGGTCGGCTTGCGGGGAGAACAATCACCCTGGTCTGCGGTGGGGGAAACAACGGGGGAGACGGCTTCGTTATCGCCCGGAAACTCCTGTCCGCCGGTGCTCTTCCCCGGGTCATCATCGCGGCTGACTCCTCGAAATACCGCGGTGCCGCGGCCCGCAACCTGCGCGTGATTGAAAATCTTCCCCTTCAAAGGGTGATCTTTGAGGGTCTTTCGTCGGTGCTTCCCCTTCTCGAAGAGTGTGACGCCGTTGTGGATGCTCTCCTGGGCACCGGTATAGACCGCCCGGTCCGGGACGGCTACGCCGACCTCATCGATGCTGTGAACGCGTCAGGGAAGCGGGTTTTCTCCGTCGACATTCCGTCGGGCGTCAACGGTGACACGGGAGCGGTCATGGGAACCGCCGTCAGGGCATCCTGCACGGTCACCTACGGGTTGCCGAAAATCGGCAATCTCCTCTATCCGGGATACGCCCTGGGCGGAAAGCTTTTCCTCAGCCATATCTCCTTTCCGCCCGATCACTACTCACGGGAATCGCTGAAGATCGCCCTGAATGAACCGCCGGTCCTGCCGACTCGCGACCCGGCGGGGCACAAGGGCGATTTCGGGAAAGCCCTTTTTATTGCCGGCGCCGCGGCCTATTACGGGGCGCCCCTCTACTCGTCATTGGCCTTTCTTCGCGCGGGCGGCGGCTATTCACGTCTGGCGGCTCCGAAATCCATCATTCCTTCCCTTGCCACGCAGGGGAGCGAGGTTGTCTTTGTCCCCCAGGAAGAAACCGCCGCCGGAAGCATAGCCGCATCGAACGCGAAGGCCCTGCTGAACCTGTCGGACGAGGCGGACATGGTTATCATCGGGCCGGGGATTTCTCTTGATGATGAAACACAGCGCCTGGTTCTTGACCTGGCGGCCCGTATAGGGAAACCGGTTCTTTGTGACGGCGACGGCATAACGGCGCTTTGCCGTGATCCCGGCGTTCTCAAAAGCAGAACCTCATCCACGATTCTCACTCCCCATCTCGGAGAATTTTCCAGGATCACAGGAAAATCAGTCAACGAGATAGAAGCCGACAGGATCGGGTGCCTCCGGCAGGCCGCCGCCGAGCTGAAGGCTGTTGTGGTCATGAAGGGTGCCCACTCCCTCATCGGGCTTCCTGACGGAAGGGTCCTCATCAATACGACGGGCAACCCGGGAATGGCCACGGCCGGCTCGGGCGACGTCCTGGCGGGAACCATCGCCGCCATGCACGGTCTCGGACTTTCGCCGGACGAAGCCGTTGCCAAAGGCGTATTCATC